One Pseudomonas rhizophila DNA window includes the following coding sequences:
- a CDS encoding cyd operon YbgE family protein, with product MIQQRSDTQPSSRIHLASLMIAITIMLACTLYPPMMATSEGKADHALAGALFAAMSVAFVRGVGFIPRRWLWRWLFSGWTCTAALVLAGWLMFVR from the coding sequence ATGATTCAGCAACGCTCAGATACCCAGCCGTCTTCACGCATTCATCTGGCGAGTCTGATGATCGCCATCACCATCATGCTTGCCTGCACACTGTACCCGCCGATGATGGCAACCTCGGAGGGAAAAGCTGATCACGCACTGGCGGGTGCTTTGTTTGCGGCGATGAGTGTGGCTTTCGTCAGGGGCGTGGGTTTTATCCCGCGCCGGTGGCTCTGGCGCTGGCTGTTTTCAGGTTGGACCTGCACTGCGGCATTGGTGCTGGCCGGATGGCTGATGTTCGTGCGGTGA
- the cydX gene encoding cytochrome bd-I oxidase subunit CydX, with product MWYFAWMLGVGFALLLAILNAMWGENEANRALSDNDEQQR from the coding sequence ATGTGGTATTTCGCCTGGATGTTGGGAGTCGGCTTTGCGCTGTTGCTGGCGATATTGAATGCAATGTGGGGGGAGAACGAAGCGAACCGGGCCTTGAGTGACAATGACGAGCAGCAGCGATGA
- the cydB gene encoding cytochrome d ubiquinol oxidase subunit II, translating into MLDYFTLKIIWWALVGVLLIGFAIMDGHDMGVGTLLPFVGRNDLERRVVINTVGPHWDGNQVWFITAGGALFAAWPVVYATAFSGFYWAMILVLWALFFRPVGFDYRSKIHNATWRSTWDWGLFIGGAVPPLVFGIAFGNLLLGVPFHFNDYLVSTYTGSFWQLLNPFALLSGVVSSAMITLQGGTYLAHRTEGIIQSRAVKGAVAAAIVLVCSFIVAGIWLQWIDGYRITSLVDTAALPDILSKTVVREPGAWMANYERYPLLWLLPVLGLGGAVAAVFLLMVRRTLSAFVASSLAVIGVISTAGVSMFPFIMPSSTMPAASLTVWDSVSSHLSLAIMFWATLIFMPLIVIYTSWAYRVMSGKVTVAQIKANEHSAY; encoded by the coding sequence ATGCTTGATTACTTCACCCTGAAAATAATCTGGTGGGCGTTGGTCGGCGTCCTGCTGATCGGTTTTGCGATCATGGATGGTCATGACATGGGCGTCGGCACGCTGCTGCCATTCGTTGGCCGCAATGACCTGGAGCGGCGCGTTGTCATCAATACCGTCGGGCCGCATTGGGATGGTAATCAGGTCTGGTTCATCACCGCTGGCGGCGCCTTGTTCGCGGCCTGGCCTGTGGTCTACGCCACTGCCTTCAGTGGTTTCTACTGGGCGATGATTCTGGTGCTCTGGGCGTTGTTCTTCCGCCCGGTGGGGTTTGACTACCGTAGCAAGATCCACAACGCCACTTGGCGCAGCACCTGGGATTGGGGGCTCTTTATCGGAGGGGCGGTGCCTCCGCTGGTGTTCGGGATTGCGTTTGGCAACTTGCTGCTGGGCGTGCCGTTTCACTTCAATGACTATCTGGTGTCTACCTACACCGGCAGTTTCTGGCAACTGCTCAATCCTTTCGCGCTGCTGTCCGGTGTTGTGAGCAGTGCAATGATCACCCTGCAGGGCGGCACTTATCTGGCCCATCGCACTGAGGGGATTATCCAGTCCCGGGCAGTAAAAGGTGCAGTGGCGGCGGCGATTGTGCTGGTGTGCTCATTCATCGTGGCCGGCATCTGGCTGCAATGGATTGACGGCTACCGCATCACCTCGCTCGTTGATACCGCGGCGCTGCCGGACATCCTCAGCAAGACTGTGGTACGTGAACCTGGCGCCTGGATGGCCAACTACGAACGCTATCCATTGCTTTGGCTGCTGCCCGTCCTTGGATTGGGCGGGGCTGTAGCTGCCGTGTTCTTGTTGATGGTGCGCCGCACGCTGTCGGCGTTTGTCGCCTCATCGCTTGCGGTGATTGGCGTGATCAGCACGGCGGGCGTCTCAATGTTTCCGTTCATCATGCCTTCCTCAACCATGCCTGCGGCAAGCCTGACGGTGTGGGACAGCGTCTCCAGCCACCTGAGCTTGGCGATCATGTTCTGGGCCACGTTGATCTTCATGCCTCTGATCGTGATTTATACCTCTTGGGCGTATCGCGTCATGAGCGGAAAAGTCACCGTTGCCCAGATCAAAGCCAACGAGCATTCGGCCTACTAG
- a CDS encoding cytochrome ubiquinol oxidase subunit I, translated as MISEQLVDLSRLQFAATALYHFLFVPLTVGMVWLLVIMESVYVMTGKVIWKDMTRFWGKLFGINFALGVTTGITLEFQFGTNWAYYSHYVGDIFGAPLAIEGLMAFFLESTMIGLFFFGWDRLKRQHHLLVTLLMAIGTNLSALWILIANGWMQNPVGSEFSYITMRMEMVDFWTVVFNPVAQAKFVHTVSAGYVTGSMFVLSISSWYLLKNRDVEFAKRSFRVAAAFGLASVLSVIVLGDESGYTVGEAQQTKLAAMEAMWETKPAPAGLTLIASIDEAQSRNNWEVEVPWLMGLIGTRSVSQQIPGIHEIKEKNRARIIRGISAVNALEALRANRSDPAAFKTFEEYKADLGFGLLLKRYVEDVNQATPAMIETAVNDTVPRVTPMFWAFRIMVGLGFAMLMLFALAFWSTLKSNRTRHRGLLRWALYMLPAPWIACELGWFVAEYGRQPWTIYGVLPTHMSVSTLSVNNLYGSLAGFIVFYTVLLVVEMFLMVKFARQGPGSLGTGRYVHDAHLKELHHA; from the coding sequence GTGATCTCAGAACAACTGGTGGATTTGTCGCGGCTGCAGTTCGCAGCCACGGCGCTTTATCACTTCCTTTTCGTACCGCTCACCGTTGGCATGGTGTGGCTGCTGGTCATCATGGAAAGCGTCTATGTGATGACCGGTAAGGTCATCTGGAAAGACATGACGCGCTTCTGGGGCAAGCTATTTGGCATCAACTTCGCGCTGGGGGTGACCACCGGGATCACCCTGGAATTTCAGTTCGGCACCAACTGGGCCTACTACTCGCACTATGTCGGTGACATCTTCGGTGCACCGCTGGCAATCGAAGGCTTGATGGCGTTCTTCCTCGAATCGACCATGATCGGGCTGTTCTTTTTTGGTTGGGACCGTCTCAAGAGACAGCATCACTTGCTGGTCACGCTGTTGATGGCAATCGGCACAAACCTGTCGGCGCTGTGGATCCTGATCGCCAATGGCTGGATGCAGAACCCGGTGGGCTCAGAGTTCAGCTACATCACCATGCGCATGGAAATGGTCGATTTCTGGACGGTGGTGTTCAATCCGGTGGCCCAGGCCAAGTTTGTCCATACGGTTTCGGCCGGGTATGTCACCGGTTCGATGTTTGTGCTGTCGATCTCCAGTTGGTATTTACTCAAAAATCGTGATGTCGAGTTTGCCAAACGTAGCTTTCGGGTCGCCGCAGCGTTCGGCCTGGCCTCTGTGCTGAGCGTCATCGTACTGGGCGATGAGTCCGGTTACACGGTGGGGGAGGCGCAGCAGACCAAGCTGGCGGCCATGGAGGCCATGTGGGAAACAAAGCCCGCGCCGGCTGGCCTGACGCTGATCGCGAGCATCGATGAAGCTCAATCCCGAAATAATTGGGAGGTCGAGGTGCCATGGTTGATGGGCCTGATCGGGACCCGCTCGGTCAGCCAGCAGATTCCCGGCATTCATGAGATCAAGGAAAAGAACCGCGCCCGAATCATCCGCGGTATTAGCGCAGTCAATGCGCTGGAAGCACTGAGAGCCAATCGCAGCGATCCGGCGGCGTTCAAGACGTTCGAAGAATACAAAGCTGATCTGGGCTTCGGGTTGCTGCTCAAGCGCTATGTCGAGGACGTCAACCAAGCCACACCGGCCATGATCGAAACCGCGGTGAACGATACGGTTCCGCGCGTGACGCCTATGTTTTGGGCGTTCCGGATCATGGTCGGCCTGGGTTTTGCGATGCTGATGCTCTTTGCACTGGCATTCTGGAGCACGCTGAAGTCGAACCGCACCCGCCACCGAGGGTTGTTGCGTTGGGCACTCTACATGCTGCCGGCGCCCTGGATCGCCTGTGAACTGGGCTGGTTTGTCGCCGAATACGGCCGTCAGCCCTGGACGATCTACGGCGTATTACCGACCCACATGAGCGTGTCCACGCTCAGCGTCAACAACCTGTATGGCTCGCTGGCCGGGTTCATCGTTTTCTACACCGTGTTGCTGGTGGTGGAAATGTTCCTGATGGTCAAGTTCGCCCGCCAAGGGCCTGGCAGCCTCGGTACAGGCCGTTATGTTCACGACGCTCATCTGAAGGAGCTTCACCATGCTTGA
- the cydP gene encoding cytochrome oxidase putative small subunit CydP — translation MARANCTDMTISDKRLRRHLLTAVLIKLLVLAVLWWLFIQDFHVSVDSNAVGNRFGVPTSAQGASK, via the coding sequence ATGGCGCGTGCTAACTGCACCGACATGACTATTTCCGACAAACGACTGCGCCGTCATCTGCTCACAGCAGTGCTTATCAAGCTGCTCGTGCTGGCAGTGCTGTGGTGGCTATTCATCCAGGATTTCCACGTCAGCGTCGATTCCAACGCGGTCGGCAACCGTTTCGGTGTACCCACCTCGGCTCAAGGGGCAAGCAAGTGA
- a CDS encoding sigma-54 interaction domain-containing protein: protein MSTILPTPNNSIPPPDQVQSLVSFLEHEPQPMIVLDPDYNILAANTAYRRQFGSADQPFIGHKCYRISHHYDVPCDQAGENCPMKKAREMRGPDRVLHIHHTPRGPEHVDVELRPILNDHGDITAYVERLTLVRSASARPSNEGLVGSSPAFNRALSELQRVAPSMLPVLLLGESGTGKELFARAVHETSERANGPFVVVDCSGLTETLFESELFGHEKGAFTGATLRKQGLVETAQGGTLFLDEIGDVPLAMQVKLLRLIESGTYRRVGGVETLHADFRLVAATHKPLEQMMAQGEFRQDLYYRISVFPIHLPPLRNRMEDIALLVNSLLQRSGTGKRRLTIDADALMQLQRYSWPGNIRELRNVLERASLFADDGVIHSVHLPQVPDATAQRLANPAVADGHSLAQILSAFKGTRSELARHLGISERTLYRRLKEQGLA from the coding sequence ATGAGCACTATCCTGCCTACCCCGAACAATTCGATCCCCCCGCCGGACCAGGTGCAGTCTCTGGTTTCGTTTCTCGAGCACGAGCCGCAGCCGATGATCGTGCTGGACCCGGACTACAACATTCTGGCGGCGAACACCGCCTATCGGCGCCAGTTCGGCAGTGCCGATCAACCGTTTATTGGTCATAAGTGCTATCGGATTTCCCACCATTACGATGTGCCTTGCGATCAGGCGGGGGAGAACTGCCCGATGAAGAAGGCCAGGGAAATGCGCGGCCCGGATCGGGTCCTGCACATTCACCACACCCCCCGCGGGCCTGAACATGTCGACGTGGAACTGCGGCCGATCCTCAATGACCATGGCGACATAACCGCGTATGTGGAGCGCCTTACCCTGGTACGCAGCGCCTCAGCACGGCCCAGCAACGAGGGCCTGGTGGGCAGCTCTCCGGCGTTCAACCGTGCACTGTCGGAACTGCAGCGGGTCGCGCCGTCCATGTTGCCGGTGCTGCTGCTGGGAGAGTCGGGGACGGGTAAGGAACTGTTTGCCCGTGCGGTCCATGAAACCAGCGAGCGGGCCAACGGGCCCTTTGTGGTAGTGGATTGTTCCGGGTTGACTGAAACGCTGTTTGAAAGCGAACTGTTCGGCCACGAGAAAGGCGCGTTCACCGGGGCCACCCTGCGCAAGCAGGGCCTGGTCGAAACAGCCCAGGGCGGTACGCTGTTTCTTGATGAAATCGGCGACGTTCCCCTGGCCATGCAGGTGAAACTGCTCAGGCTGATTGAGTCGGGAACCTATCGCCGTGTTGGCGGCGTGGAAACCTTGCATGCCGATTTCCGATTGGTTGCCGCCACCCATAAGCCCTTGGAACAGATGATGGCCCAGGGTGAGTTCAGGCAAGACCTGTACTACCGCATCAGCGTATTTCCCATTCATTTACCGCCTCTGCGCAATCGCATGGAGGACATCGCGCTGCTGGTCAATTCGTTATTGCAACGTTCCGGTACGGGCAAGCGCCGGCTGACCATCGACGCCGATGCCTTGATGCAACTGCAGCGATACTCCTGGCCGGGCAATATCCGCGAGCTTCGTAATGTGCTGGAAAGAGCCAGCCTGTTTGCCGATGACGGGGTCATTCATTCCGTGCATTTACCCCAGGTCCCCGATGCGACAGCCCAACGACTGGCTAACCCGGCTGTTGCTGATGGCCACTCGTTGGCCCAGATCCTGTCTGCGTTCAAAGGGACCCGCAGTGAGCTGGCCCGGCACTTGGGTATCAGCGAACGGACTTTGTACCGGCGCTTGAAAGAGCAGGGTTTGGCCTGA
- a CDS encoding MBL fold metallo-hydrolase, whose product MTATLHVEGFFDPDTHTVSYIVLDQATRHCALVDSVLDYDPKSGHTTTTSADTLIARVAELDAKVQWILETHVHADHLTAAPYLKEKLGGKIGIGSRITTVQQAFGTLFNTGDDMAQDGSQFDHLFVNDYTFSIGSLQCRALHTPGHTPACMTYVVSDARQTVAFVGDTLFMPDYGTARCDFPGGDARTLFRSINKVLSLPADTVLYMCHDYQPDGREVLFASTVAEQRADNIHVRNGISEEEFVAMRTKRDSTLEMPTLILPSVQVNMRAGHFPEPESNGTRYLKIPLNVL is encoded by the coding sequence ATGACCGCTACACTGCACGTCGAAGGATTTTTCGATCCCGATACTCATACTGTCAGTTATATCGTGCTTGATCAGGCGACCCGCCACTGCGCACTCGTGGACAGCGTACTGGATTACGATCCCAAGTCCGGCCATACCACGACGACGTCTGCCGACACGTTGATCGCCAGGGTGGCCGAGCTGGACGCCAAGGTTCAATGGATTCTTGAAACCCATGTCCACGCCGACCACCTCACGGCAGCGCCTTACCTCAAAGAAAAGCTGGGAGGCAAGATCGGCATCGGCAGTCGCATCACCACCGTGCAGCAAGCCTTTGGCACGCTGTTCAATACCGGTGATGACATGGCCCAGGATGGAAGTCAGTTCGATCATCTGTTCGTCAATGACTACACGTTCTCCATCGGTTCGCTGCAATGCCGCGCACTGCATACGCCGGGCCATACACCCGCCTGCATGACGTACGTCGTCAGCGACGCCAGGCAAACGGTGGCATTCGTCGGCGACACCCTGTTCATGCCCGACTACGGTACGGCGCGCTGTGATTTTCCTGGTGGCGATGCCCGCACCTTGTTCCGGTCCATCAACAAGGTACTGAGCCTGCCGGCCGATACGGTGCTGTACATGTGCCACGACTACCAGCCCGACGGCCGCGAGGTACTGTTCGCCAGTACCGTTGCCGAGCAGCGCGCCGACAATATCCATGTGCGCAACGGCATCAGTGAAGAAGAGTTCGTGGCCATGCGCACCAAGCGTGACAGCACGTTGGAAATGCCGACGCTGATCCTGCCATCGGTTCAGGTGAACATGCGCGCCGGACACTTTCCTGAGCCGGAATCGAACGGCACACGCTATCTGAAGATCCCGCTCAACGTGCTCTGA
- a CDS encoding bifunctional protein tyrosine phosphatase family protein/NAD(P)/FAD-dependent oxidoreductase: MDIRHLAPGLAVSEQIFPDQLTELKNTGFRAIVCNRPDGEGSDQPLFAEIKRAAEAMGIEAHYLPAESGKVTDEQGVAFGRLFESLPKPVLAYCRSGMRSTTMWALSQANLLPLPQIVETAKDAGFDMKGVIRRIANKGQTPIEVAEAEHAVVIIGGGAAGIAAASSLLAREPGLDIAIIDPADVHYYQPGWTLVGCGVFDAPRTAHTMGSTIPRGVHWIKAAVAAFEPEKNALILDGCRVVKYQQLIVCPGLKLNWNAIEGLPQTLGRNGVTSNYLYHLAPYTWECVQQLRGGRAIFTQPPMPIKCAGAPQKAMYLSADHWRREGVLGNIKIDFCSAAAVLFGVPDYVPALMEYIRAYGIDLNFGSTLTSVDGPARTATFSCAQPDGTRQLVTRDFDLLHVVPPQIAPDFIRVSPLADAAGWIDVDPDTLRHKTWANIHALGDATNSSNAKTAAAARKQAPVVAHNVLAAMGKAKGNAHYDGYGSCPLTVERGKIVLAEFTYGGTVAPSFPSWLIDGTRPSRLAWLLKERILPPLYWKGMLKGHEWLAKPELADL; the protein is encoded by the coding sequence ATGGACATCCGCCACCTTGCGCCAGGCTTAGCGGTATCAGAGCAGATTTTCCCCGATCAATTGACGGAACTGAAAAACACCGGCTTTCGCGCCATCGTGTGTAATCGCCCGGATGGCGAAGGCAGCGATCAACCCTTGTTTGCCGAAATCAAGCGCGCGGCTGAAGCGATGGGCATTGAAGCTCACTATCTGCCCGCGGAATCGGGCAAGGTCACCGACGAGCAAGGCGTTGCCTTCGGCCGGCTATTTGAATCGCTGCCAAAACCGGTGTTGGCGTATTGCCGCTCCGGCATGCGCTCGACAACCATGTGGGCGCTGTCACAAGCGAACCTGCTTCCTCTGCCGCAGATCGTCGAAACAGCCAAAGATGCCGGGTTTGACATGAAAGGCGTTATCCGCCGGATTGCAAACAAGGGGCAGACCCCGATCGAAGTGGCCGAGGCCGAACATGCGGTGGTCATTATCGGGGGCGGCGCAGCGGGCATTGCGGCGGCATCCAGCTTATTGGCCAGGGAACCGGGGCTCGACATCGCCATCATTGACCCGGCAGATGTGCATTATTACCAGCCCGGCTGGACGCTGGTCGGTTGCGGTGTCTTCGATGCCCCCCGGACCGCCCATACGATGGGCTCGACCATTCCTCGCGGCGTCCACTGGATCAAAGCCGCCGTGGCCGCTTTTGAACCCGAGAAAAATGCGCTCATTCTCGATGGGTGCAGAGTCGTCAAGTATCAACAACTGATCGTGTGCCCTGGCCTGAAACTCAACTGGAATGCCATTGAAGGTCTGCCGCAGACATTGGGTCGCAACGGCGTTACATCCAACTACCTGTATCACCTCGCCCCCTATACCTGGGAGTGCGTGCAGCAACTACGCGGTGGCCGGGCCATCTTCACGCAACCGCCGATGCCGATCAAATGTGCCGGGGCGCCGCAAAAAGCCATGTATCTCTCTGCCGACCACTGGCGGCGTGAAGGGGTACTCGGCAACATCAAGATCGATTTCTGTAGTGCCGCAGCAGTGCTGTTCGGCGTGCCCGATTACGTGCCGGCCCTGATGGAGTACATCCGCGCCTATGGCATCGACCTGAACTTCGGCAGCACGCTGACGAGCGTTGACGGTCCCGCGCGAACCGCCACCTTCAGTTGCGCCCAGCCCGATGGCACACGCCAGCTTGTCACGCGCGACTTCGACCTGCTGCATGTGGTGCCCCCACAGATTGCGCCAGACTTTATCCGCGTCAGCCCCCTCGCCGATGCCGCTGGCTGGATTGATGTCGACCCCGACACGCTGCGCCATAAAACCTGGGCGAATATTCACGCACTGGGCGACGCCACCAACTCCAGCAATGCCAAGACCGCCGCGGCCGCTCGCAAGCAGGCGCCCGTGGTCGCCCATAACGTGCTGGCAGCCATGGGCAAAGCCAAGGGCAACGCTCATTACGACGGTTACGGCTCCTGTCCGCTGACAGTCGAACGGGGCAAGATCGTCCTGGCGGAGTTCACCTATGGCGGCACCGTCGCCCCCAGCTTCCCGTCCTGGCTGATTGACGGTACCCGGCCATCGCGGCTGGCCTGGCTACTCAAGGAGCGGATTCTCCCTCCGTTGTATTGGAAGGGCATGCTCAAGGGACATGAGTGGCTGGCTAAACCGGAGTTGGCGGATCTATGA
- a CDS encoding sulfite exporter TauE/SafE family protein, producing MIIILLLGLTVGVILALTGAGGGILAVPLLVFGAGLSMAEAGPIGLMAVGLAASLGAVMGLRNGTVRYKAALLTAGAGIICSPLGIWLAQRTPNRPLTLLFALLLMYVAFRAFQKSLPSRADCKATSKRKPPPCVLDENRGKLHWTAPCAWALTVSGMVAGALSGLLGVGGGFVMVPALQRYTNLTTQSVLATSLTVIALVSISGVVASSAAGHLQWAIAVPFTLGALLGMTGGRLLAARLPEPYLQKGFAILAALVALALVVKALG from the coding sequence ATGATCATCATCTTGCTGCTCGGCCTGACCGTGGGTGTGATTCTGGCGCTGACCGGCGCTGGCGGAGGAATCCTGGCGGTTCCCCTGCTGGTCTTCGGCGCGGGCCTGAGCATGGCCGAAGCCGGGCCCATTGGCTTGATGGCGGTGGGTTTGGCCGCGTCCCTGGGTGCGGTGATGGGCCTTAGAAACGGCACCGTACGCTATAAGGCTGCGCTGCTGACCGCAGGCGCGGGCATCATCTGCTCTCCACTGGGGATCTGGCTGGCTCAGCGCACGCCCAACCGTCCCTTGACGCTCCTGTTTGCCCTTCTATTGATGTACGTGGCCTTCCGGGCCTTTCAAAAGTCACTGCCCTCGCGCGCCGATTGCAAAGCCACGTCGAAGCGCAAACCCCCGCCTTGTGTACTGGACGAAAACCGCGGCAAGCTCCATTGGACCGCACCCTGTGCCTGGGCGCTGACGGTCTCCGGCATGGTCGCCGGCGCGCTGTCCGGCCTGCTGGGTGTGGGCGGCGGTTTTGTCATGGTCCCGGCACTCCAGCGCTACACCAATCTGACCACCCAATCGGTGCTCGCCACGTCGCTGACGGTCATTGCCCTGGTTTCAATTTCCGGCGTGGTGGCGAGCTCGGCGGCGGGTCATTTGCAATGGGCGATTGCCGTACCTTTTACCCTTGGCGCATTGTTGGGAATGACCGGCGGCCGCTTGCTCGCCGCCCGGCTGCCGGAGCCCTATCTGCAAAAAGGCTTCGCCATTCTGGCTGCGCTGGTGGCCCTGGCATTGGTTGTAAAAGCCTTGGGTTAA
- a CDS encoding YeeE/YedE family protein codes for MNIDWLNFTPWSALAGGALIGVAASLFVVANGRIAGISGLLGSLLQRGGEGISEKALFLLGLLVAPLVWGLFTALPQIEFQSGWLGLSVAGLLVGIGTRYGSGCTSGHGVCGLSRLSPRSMIATACFMFSGFATVFVLRHVLEG; via the coding sequence ATGAACATTGACTGGCTCAACTTCACGCCCTGGTCAGCCCTTGCCGGCGGTGCGTTGATTGGTGTGGCTGCCAGCCTTTTCGTTGTCGCCAATGGACGTATCGCCGGCATCAGCGGTTTGCTCGGCAGCCTGCTGCAGCGTGGTGGCGAGGGGATCAGCGAGAAAGCGCTGTTTCTGCTGGGGCTGCTCGTTGCGCCGCTGGTATGGGGCCTGTTCACCGCGTTGCCGCAGATTGAGTTTCAGAGCGGCTGGCTCGGCCTCAGCGTCGCCGGCCTGCTGGTGGGCATCGGCACCCGCTACGGGTCGGGCTGTACCAGCGGCCACGGCGTATGTGGCCTGTCGCGCCTTTCACCGCGTTCGATGATCGCCACGGCATGTTTCATGTTCAGCGGTTTCGCCACGGTCTTTGTCCTGCGTCATGTGCTGGAGGGTTGA
- a CDS encoding DUF6691 family protein, with protein MLKLTAFMAGLVFGFGLLLAGMANPSKVLAFLDVTGTWDPSLALVMLAAIGVAIGPLTWARRQTRSVLGNTMQLPVKRELDPRLIGGSLLFGIGWGIAGICPGPAVAILLTGHWQIIVFMAAMLAGMLLFTALENRRTH; from the coding sequence ATGCTCAAACTGACTGCATTCATGGCCGGTCTGGTGTTCGGTTTCGGTCTGCTCCTGGCGGGCATGGCCAATCCGAGCAAAGTCTTGGCGTTCCTGGATGTGACCGGCACTTGGGACCCCTCCCTGGCCCTGGTCATGCTCGCAGCGATTGGTGTTGCGATCGGCCCACTGACCTGGGCCCGCCGCCAGACCCGTTCGGTGCTGGGAAACACGATGCAATTGCCGGTCAAGCGTGAGCTGGACCCACGCTTGATCGGCGGCAGCCTGCTGTTTGGCATCGGTTGGGGGATAGCCGGTATCTGTCCGGGGCCCGCCGTGGCGATCCTGCTGACCGGGCACTGGCAAATCATCGTATTCATGGCGGCCATGCTGGCTGGCATGTTGTTGTTCACCGCGCTGGAGAACCGGCGCACTCACTGA
- a CDS encoding YgaP family membrane protein, with product MKANIGTIDRSLRIAAGLVLIALSLSGVIGLWGWIGLVPLATGIFRFCPVYTLLGIRTCKRC from the coding sequence ATGAAAGCCAATATCGGAACCATCGACCGTAGCTTGCGTATTGCCGCGGGACTTGTCCTCATTGCCCTCAGCCTGAGCGGCGTGATCGGCTTGTGGGGCTGGATCGGCCTGGTGCCGCTGGCGACGGGGATCTTCCGTTTCTGCCCGGTCTATACATTACTGGGCATCAGGACCTGCAAACGCTGCTGA
- a CDS encoding ArsO family NAD(P)H-dependent flavin-containing monooxygenase — protein MTHSPATASQYDVVIVGGGQSALAVAYFLRRTRLSFVILDAEQGPGGAWRHGWNSLRLFSPATWSSIPGWMMPPTQDGYPSRDHVIDYLKQYEQRYQLPIVRPVRVTSVERTETGLRIKTHDRHWDAKVVVSATGTWSTPFIPHYPGAGLFAGQQLHSANYLQAQPFTGKKVLVIGGGNSGAQILAEVSRVAETTWVTPVEPLFLPDEVDGQVLFERATQRWKAQQEGRVIEQPVGGLGDIVMVPPVVEARSRNALKSVRPFERFTRNGVIWADGSESAVDVVIWCTGFRPALQHLEPLGVLNAEGRVDVDGTHSIQEPRLWLVGYGEWTGAASATLIGVTRTARSTVNEIAAFLVGPSDAQTLPARDEQG, from the coding sequence ATGACTCATTCGCCTGCCACTGCCAGTCAATATGACGTGGTGATTGTCGGTGGAGGCCAATCCGCCTTGGCAGTGGCGTATTTCCTGCGGCGCACCCGACTTTCGTTCGTCATTCTCGATGCCGAGCAAGGGCCAGGAGGTGCCTGGCGCCATGGCTGGAATTCATTGCGTCTATTCTCCCCCGCCACCTGGAGCTCGATCCCAGGCTGGATGATGCCGCCCACGCAGGATGGCTACCCATCACGCGACCATGTGATCGACTACCTCAAGCAGTACGAACAGCGCTATCAATTGCCCATCGTGCGTCCCGTGCGCGTCACTTCTGTAGAGCGTACAGAAACCGGGTTGCGGATTAAGACGCACGATAGACATTGGGACGCCAAGGTTGTGGTCAGCGCCACCGGCACCTGGAGTACCCCGTTCATCCCCCACTACCCCGGCGCGGGATTATTCGCCGGTCAACAGCTGCACTCGGCAAACTACCTCCAAGCGCAGCCGTTCACCGGAAAAAAAGTCCTGGTCATCGGTGGCGGCAATTCAGGGGCGCAGATTCTGGCCGAGGTTTCCAGGGTTGCCGAAACCACATGGGTAACACCTGTTGAACCCCTGTTCCTGCCTGATGAAGTGGATGGGCAGGTGTTGTTCGAGCGCGCCACGCAGCGCTGGAAAGCGCAACAGGAAGGTCGCGTCATCGAACAGCCCGTGGGTGGGCTGGGTGACATCGTCATGGTACCGCCCGTTGTCGAGGCCCGGTCGCGCAACGCGCTCAAATCAGTCCGACCTTTCGAACGCTTCACCCGCAACGGCGTAATCTGGGCCGACGGGAGCGAGTCTGCGGTGGACGTGGTGATCTGGTGCACCGGCTTCCGCCCCGCCCTGCAGCATCTGGAGCCACTGGGTGTGCTCAACGCTGAAGGACGCGTGGACGTTGACGGGACTCATTCGATTCAAGAGCCCAGGCTATGGCTGGTCGGCTATGGCGAATGGACCGGTGCGGCCTCCGCTACGCTGATCGGCGTAACACGCACGGCCCGCAGCACGGTCAACGAAATTGCCGCTTTCCTCGTCGGTCCATCCGATGCCCAAACACTACCGGCACGCGACGAGCAAGGTTAA